A segment of the Nitrospirota bacterium genome:
CCCTGCAGGTTATATGGAAGGTGGTGACACAGAACAATTCGAGATAGGGGACAGGAGAAACCTTGAAGAGGTTGTAGGAAAGATTGCAAGCATGGGGCTTTTGCCGAGCTTCTGTACAGCATGTTACAGGGAAGGCAGGAGTGGTGATACCTTCAGGCACCTTGCCGAGGACGGTGGCATAAAAAATCTCTGCCAGATAAATGCTATTCTGAGTTTGAAAGAATATGTAGAAGACTATGCGCCTGAGGAGTTAAAGTTGCTGCTTGAAAGAAGGATAAAAGAAGAAGCCTTGAAAACAGGTAATGGGCTTTTTGAAAAGCTTCAGCAGATAGAAAAAGGTAAAAGGGATATTCATGTATAAGTAAGAAGTTAAGAGTTAAATGTTAAGAGTTAAAAGTTATGATGATTAGATTAAATGGAAGTGTAACGGAATTTGAAGACGGTTTTACAGTGGGAAGGCTTCTTAAAAGCATGAATATAGAGCCCATGAGAGTAGCTGTTGAGGTTAATCTTGAGGTGATAAAGAAACAGAACTATCAGGAGCATCGCCTTAAAGACGGAGACAGCATTGAGATTGTCAGTTTTGTAGGTGGAGGATAAATCAGATCCAAAATGCAAATTAAAAATTTTTAAATAATTTCTAAGGAGAAGATTGATGGAAGATAGGTTTGTTATAAGGGGCATAGAATTCAAGTCGAGGCTGTGGGTTGGGACAGGGAAATACAGGGATTTTGAAGAAACAAAAAGGGCTGTTGAGGCATCAGGGGCTGATGTTGTTACTGTTGCAGTGAGGAGGGTTAATATCACTGACAGGAGCAAGGAAAACCTCCTCGATTACATAGACCCGAAGAAATACAAGATACTTCCGAACACTGCAGGGT
Coding sequences within it:
- the thiS gene encoding sulfur carrier protein ThiS; translated protein: MMIRLNGSVTEFEDGFTVGRLLKSMNIEPMRVAVEVNLEVIKKQNYQEHRLKDGDSIEIVSFVGGG